CCGACCAAGATTATCGCTGAGATAGAGGAACTGGATAAAGAGCGTGGGCAGGCGTTGAAATTGCTCAAGGAGTTATTGGGTTGAATAATTGGGAAACAATCAGGCTCGGTGATGCGGCCAGATTCATCAATGGTTATGCATTTAAGCCAAAAGATTGGAAAACTGAAGGCTTAGAAATAATAAGAATTCAAAACCTAACTAAAAGTAATGGCTTAAGTAATTACTATGATGGTGAGCTAGACCCAAGATACAAGGTGATAAAAGGTGACTTTCTGATCTCATGGTCCGCTACCTTAGGAATTTTTGAGTGGCGAGGGAATGATGCTTGGTTAAATCAGCATATATTCAAGGTTGTTTTTGATAAAAAGGAGTTTGATAAAAGTTTTTTTAAACATCTAATCGCGATGTCATTAGATGCTATGGGTAGAGAAACTCATGGTTCAACAATGAAACATATTACCAAGCCTAGGTTCGATAACTTTCAAATTCCATATCCACCATTGGCAGAGCAAAAGCAGATTGCAGCGATTTTGGATGCAGCGGATAGCCTCAGACAAAAAGATCAGCAACTGGTCGAGCATTACACCGCACTCAGCCAATCCCTGTTTTTGGAGATGTTTGGTGATCCAGAGACTAATCCTATGAGGTGGGAGTGTCGAACGTTAAATGAACTAGTATCAAAACTAGGCGACGGTTTACACGGTACTCCAACTTATAGCGAAGAAGGTGAATACTACTTTATCAATGGTAACAATCTACAAAATGGTGTAATTCAAATAAATTCTCAGACTAAAAAAGTCTCCTCAGAAGAGTTCAATAAACACAAAAAAGAGCTTAACGAGTCGACAATGCTTGTATCAATAAACGGCACAATAGGGAAAGTTGCTTTCTATAGAGGTGAAAATATCGTCCTTGGCAAAAGCGCTTGCTATTTCAACGTACAAGAAACATTGATAAATAAGATTTTTTTATATCGTTTGATAGAAAGTCCATATTTTATAAAGTATGCATCTGGACTGGCTACAGGAAGTACTATAAAAAATGTATCTCTCAAAACAATGAGAAACTTTCCTGTGCCAACACCTCCAAAAGAGCTCCAAAACCAATTCGCCGAACGTATCGCCATTATCGAACAACAAAAACAACAAGCCCAAGCCAACCTAGAAAACTCCGAAGCTTTATTTAACAGCCTGTTACAACGGGCTTTTACTGGCGAATTAACGGCAGATAGGGCAGCATAGGCAGACGAGTTCACAACAGGGAATGTTTGATGAGTAATTTTCAGTTTCTGCAAAGCGATTTTCCGGCACTCCATGCCGATGCCGTAGAAGCAGAACAACTGACTTTTCTCTCCCCGAAAGCTTCGGCGATTTTCTGCCGATCCAGCCTCGAAAATGCCGTTAACTGGTTGTATGACAATGACCGTTCCCTTAACCGCCCATGGCGTGCTGATTTAAGCACCTTACTGCACGAACACAGCTTTAAATCATTATTTAACAACACTTTATTTAATGAACTTAATCTGATTCGAAAAACCGGTAATATTGCTGCCCACGGCAAATCGGTCAGTCAGCAGGATGCTTTGGCCTCGCTGAAATACCTGTTTCGTTTTATGCGGCATCTGGCGATTTATTACGGTAAACACACACCCGAACCGCAGGTATTTGATGAAGCCTTAATCCCACATGGTCAGGCTACTCAGCCCAATGCACAGCAGCTTGCCGATACTGTCGCCGATGTGGAAGCCAAAAACGCCATTGAGCGTGAAGCCGAGCAACGTCAACGTCAACTGGCCGAACAAAACGCCCAGTTAAAACAACAACTCGAACAACAAAAAGCCCTGCTGGCTGAACGTAAACAGGCCCGCGAAAAAACAGTCAATATCGAAGCGGCCGTGCCATTACTGGTCTCTGAGGCCGAAACCCGGCGACGTTATATTGATTTATCACTGAAAGAAGCCGGTTGGGATAACTTGCAGGACGGTTATCACCTCGAATATGAAGTGACCGGCATGCCTAAAAGCACCAACCCTTCGTGCGTGGGCTATGTCGATTATGTGCTGTGGGGCGATGATGGTTTGCCACTGGCGGTGATTGAAGCCAAAAAAACCATGGTCGATTCCCGCAAAGGTAAACATCAGGCGGAGTTGTATGCCGATTGTCTGGAGCAGTTGAAAGGTCAGCGGCCGATTATTTTCTATAGCAGCGGCTTTGAAACCTATCTCTGGGATGACCAGTTTTATCCGGAACGCGAAGTTCAGGGCTTTTATAGCAAAGATGAATTGCAGTTACTCATCGAGCGACGCAGAACCCGAACCGATTGTCGCGATTTTAAAGTTAATGAAGCCATTGCCGGGCGCGCCTATCAATTAGAAGCCGTGGCCCGTGTTGCTGAAAATACGGTGACGCAAAACAGCCAGGGCGAATTACGGGGCAGGGCGCGGCAAAGCTTATTGGTAATGGCAACGGGTAGTGGTAAAACCCGCACGGCAGCGGCGATTGTCGATATGCTCACCAAATGCAACTGGGCCAAACGGGTGTTGTTTCTCGCAGATCGTAATGCCCTGGTCTCACAGGCAAAAAATAATTTTAGTGAGCTGCTGCCACAGTTATCATCGATTGATCTCACCAAAGAAAAAGAAGATAACGGCACCCGCCTGGTATTTTCGACCTATCCGACCATCATGAACCGCATTGATGGCATGCGAGACAGCGATACCCGCTTTTACGGAGTCGGCCATTTTGATCTAATTATCATCGATGAGGCGCATCGCTCGGTCTATCAGAAATACAAAGCGATTTTTGATTACTTTGACGCCCTATTGATTGGCCTGACCGCTACGCCCAAAGCCGAGGTCGATCACAATACCTATGGTTTATTCGGCATTGAGGATAACAACCCGACCTTTGCTTATGAACTGGATAAAGCGGTGGAAGAGGGCTTTTTAGTACCGCCCAAAGCGATGTCGGTGCCGCTGAAATTTATGCGCGAAGGGGTGCATTACAATCAGTTATCTGATGCTGAAAAAGCCGAGTATGAAGAGAAATTCGGCGATCCGACTCAGGGCGAAGCGCCGGATGAGATTGATAGTGCGGCCCTGAATAAATGGTTATTTAACGGCGATACGGTTGATAAGGTGCTCGATCATCTTATGACGCACGGCATTAAAGTGCAGGGCGGGGATAAGCTCGGCAAGAGCATTATTTTTGCCAAAAGTCATGACCATGCCTTGTTCATCGAAGAACGCTTTAATAAAAATTACCCCGAATATGCGGGCAAGTTTTTACGGGTAATCGATAACTACGAAAGCAAAGCCCAGGATTTGCTGGAAGTCTTTGTGGATGAATATGAAGAACGCGATCCACAAATCGCCGTCTCGGTGGATATGATGGATACCGGTGTCGATGCGCCGCGCGTGGTCAACTTGGTGTTTTTCAAACCGGTGAAATCACCCACTAAATTCTGGCAAATGATCGGCCGGGGTACACGTTTATGCCCGGATTTATTTGGCATTGGTGAGCATAAAACGCATTTTGTCATTTTTGATTACTGCCAGAACTTTGAGTTTTTTGATGCCAACCCCGATGGTGTCCAGGGCAAAATCGTTAAAAGCCTGATCCAGCAGGTATTTGAAGCGAAACTGGAAGTCGCCATGCTGATTCGCGGCGACACAGCCAGGACAGATGAGCAGGCAGACCTGGCCGAAAGTTATATCAACGAGCTGTATCAGGCGATTGCCGGTTTAGACAGAAACCGCTTCGTGGTCAAAGCCAAGCTAAGGTATGTGGTTGAGTTCAGCGACAAAGACCGTTGGCAGAATCTGTCCAAAAGTGATTT
The genomic region above belongs to Methylophaga frappieri and contains:
- a CDS encoding restriction endonuclease subunit S; its protein translation is MNNWETIRLGDAARFINGYAFKPKDWKTEGLEIIRIQNLTKSNGLSNYYDGELDPRYKVIKGDFLISWSATLGIFEWRGNDAWLNQHIFKVVFDKKEFDKSFFKHLIAMSLDAMGRETHGSTMKHITKPRFDNFQIPYPPLAEQKQIAAILDAADSLRQKDQQLVEHYTALSQSLFLEMFGDPETNPMRWECRTLNELVSKLGDGLHGTPTYSEEGEYYFINGNNLQNGVIQINSQTKKVSSEEFNKHKKELNESTMLVSINGTIGKVAFYRGENIVLGKSACYFNVQETLINKIFLYRLIESPYFIKYASGLATGSTIKNVSLKTMRNFPVPTPPKELQNQFAERIAIIEQQKQQAQANLENSEALFNSLLQRAFTGELTADRAA
- a CDS encoding DEAD/DEAH box helicase family protein; its protein translation is MSNFQFLQSDFPALHADAVEAEQLTFLSPKASAIFCRSSLENAVNWLYDNDRSLNRPWRADLSTLLHEHSFKSLFNNTLFNELNLIRKTGNIAAHGKSVSQQDALASLKYLFRFMRHLAIYYGKHTPEPQVFDEALIPHGQATQPNAQQLADTVADVEAKNAIEREAEQRQRQLAEQNAQLKQQLEQQKALLAERKQAREKTVNIEAAVPLLVSEAETRRRYIDLSLKEAGWDNLQDGYHLEYEVTGMPKSTNPSCVGYVDYVLWGDDGLPLAVIEAKKTMVDSRKGKHQAELYADCLEQLKGQRPIIFYSSGFETYLWDDQFYPEREVQGFYSKDELQLLIERRRTRTDCRDFKVNEAIAGRAYQLEAVARVAENTVTQNSQGELRGRARQSLLVMATGSGKTRTAAAIVDMLTKCNWAKRVLFLADRNALVSQAKNNFSELLPQLSSIDLTKEKEDNGTRLVFSTYPTIMNRIDGMRDSDTRFYGVGHFDLIIIDEAHRSVYQKYKAIFDYFDALLIGLTATPKAEVDHNTYGLFGIEDNNPTFAYELDKAVEEGFLVPPKAMSVPLKFMREGVHYNQLSDAEKAEYEEKFGDPTQGEAPDEIDSAALNKWLFNGDTVDKVLDHLMTHGIKVQGGDKLGKSIIFAKSHDHALFIEERFNKNYPEYAGKFLRVIDNYESKAQDLLEVFVDEYEERDPQIAVSVDMMDTGVDAPRVVNLVFFKPVKSPTKFWQMIGRGTRLCPDLFGIGEHKTHFVIFDYCQNFEFFDANPDGVQGKIVKSLIQQVFEAKLEVAMLIRGDTARTDEQADLAESYINELYQAIAGLDRNRFVVKAKLRYVVEFSDKDRWQNLSKSDLLDINTELAKLVLADKNDDEFARRFDVLVLNFQIALLTGSHSLSQFINKISSTANALLKKQNIPAIALQKDLLNELQTEVFWQEISVNRLENVRVALRDLMKYLDKDQQPIVNTSFEDTLEHDSISIHEPIGTYVTLQSYKDRVESYVRSHSDHLVIQKLKSNKPITETEINLLESILFDGQTVGTRQEYVDTYGDTPLGVFIRNIVGLDMAAAQAHFAEFIQAGNLRADQMTFINNIISYLNRNGVIEKTMLFEPPFTHIHDQGLLGVFDDAAATKVISLIDRVNQNALAAAAS